A stretch of Sebastes fasciatus isolate fSebFas1 chromosome 19, fSebFas1.pri, whole genome shotgun sequence DNA encodes these proteins:
- the pdzph1 gene encoding uncharacterized protein pdzph1, which translates to MSKRGRRRNSKRRKSSSSSKRSVSPNIFQKQNKSNSVSYKDDIVEKGESDSLRKENVLSGSDDEEKYNNAPPKVKRFKQDYRVKWYPNQRRIYTKTTEDKDKGVRTVTSVSVDDVEDSSPKIIVEQSHEPLPENLTSTPVTNIMTINCTGSHVKLEIQEIVQENTPGIKTTFVFMNEKGACAETFFKSRETWVPNNESSEQPSQNVTDHDQNTNYRFTFGNVSEQTDSHSDSVHPTNIGDNPNYSQCNGDPNPLISTDFIWKRKQYPISRDQFWDIPPPQDFADIKYNTLEDLTHDLASCRISARNPVDEHLREFHPTPTENEEPPFSGDEEERADLAPSFDQLSENYEHMLMRPSVSTNRSSFTKDFINCQKRKSWIRHNSIATVEHRACLYPRKRRQTFPRMSEGLGLMQEDPLFPSTEWFSSLSVCSPLLQTERIHHGADYNSSQTKGSSKPVSESQNSHDQNQPLPSPLYMSSSEDNPDDMFKVNNERRRSSVRYHPKDLRRQDLDLKLSSFKDMESLDTVVDSGFDQEMGEVEYHSPERLAEELSQRALTVQVIPPSCSGTDEQMLRSHPVLHNDKVKYESREDSVTKQSKSSVMTHEQRFLQTDSSLGMEKHPRTALEDPCTSTLQCVNSLNTNEVTDEIEPEKTGNASPSLTLMTEQTNDLQLDTTRTKEPDKPASCPAKGSTEAEIHTKEQLSKTDKADKQFVFGPSLEAKEHPKPVVHRDPDSSGSGSDHCAKRRNLFKESKQWGSAGGSSITSDITEESVSEDTRSNDITVQDKEERGFYTETFHSSAWIYQGDDVEPGAVPPSLNSRTRVVSIRERTVKIRRGTGEYPWGFRIQFSKPIVVTEVDTNGAAEEAGLMVGDSVLAVNGTDVTSIPHSEAAELARQGPDVLTLTIGSDIARSPNTPRPACRGYLHKRTQSGLFKGWRKRWFVLTHNCCLFYYRHKRDEGKRQTLSAVKLEGAEVGPDISLGKPFVFKCRPQSGNRVYFFCAISNQEMKRWLGAMERAIHPITQNHVWMDVTKHNSNLPPLAVKNPECLGLLHKMDKNLDMWVQHYCILKDGCLSLYSGIRATHALGGIYLQGYIVREQPYGSKKSTIELKPPSDEFKTFHLCAENPTENKRWIIAIKASLKKWLPLHLVIKEFRSRPSEETRM; encoded by the exons ATGAgcaagagggggaggaggaggaacagcaagaggaggaagagctcCAGCAGCAGTAAAC gGAGCGTCTCACCAAACATCTTTCAAAAGCAGAACAAAAGTAACAGTGTCAGCTACAAAGATGACATTGTTGAAAAGGGTGAGTCGGACTCTCTTCGAAAGGAAAATGTTCTGTCGGGATCCGACGACGAGGAAAAATACAACAATGCTCCACCCAAGGTGAAACGATTTAAACAGGATTATCGTGTGAAATGGTATCCAAATCAAAGGAGAATTTATACCAAAACAACAGAGGACAAAGACAAAGGAGTGAGGACAGTAACGTCGGTGTCTGTCGATGACGTGGAAGATTCATCCCCAAAGATCATTGTCGAACAGTCACACGAACCTTTACCTGAAAATCTAACATCAACACCAGTTACTAACATCATGACAATCAACTGCACCGGGTCACATGTGAAACTTGAAATTCAAGAAATTGTACAAGAGAACACTCCCGGCATCAAGACcacgtttgttttcatgaatgaAAAGGGGGCCTGTGCTGAGACATTTTTTAAGAGCAGAGAGACGTGGGTACCGAATAACGAGTCGTCTGAGCAGCCGTCACAAAATGTCACTGATCACGATCAAAATACAAATTACAGATTCACCTTTGGCAACGTAAGTGAACAAACAGATTCTCATAGTGATTCTGTCCATCCAACAAACATAGGGGACAATCCAAACTACTCTCAATGCAACGGCGATCCCAATCCACTAATATCAACAGACTTTATATGGAAGAGGAAACAATATCCCATCAGTAGAGATCAGTTCTGGGACATCCCTCCACCCCAAGACTTTGCGGACATTAAATATAACACTTTGGAGGACCTAACACATGACCTGGCTTCCTGCAGGATTAGCGCTCGTAATCCTGTTGACGAACATCTAAGGGAATTTCACCCGACACCTACCGAAAACGAAGAACCCCCATTTTCTGGAGATGAAGAGGAAAGAGCGGATCTGGCACCTTCGTTCGATCAATTATCAGAAAACTATGAGCACATGCTCATGAGGCCCTCAGTGTCGACCAACAGGTCCAGCTTCACCAAAGACTTCATCAACTGTCAAAAGAGGAAATCCTGGATTAGACACAACAGTATCGCCACCGTGGAACACAGAGCGTGTTTGTACCCGAGGAAAAGACGCCAAACGTTCCCCAGGATGTCGGAGGGTCTCGGATTAATGCAAGAAGATCCTCTGTTTCCTTCTACAGAGTGGTTTTCCTCTTTGAGCGTGTGCTCGCCTCTTCTCCAAACTGAGAGGATTCATCACGGCGCTGACTATAATTCTTCACAAACCAAGGGAAGTTCCAAACCTGTCTCAGAAAGCCAAAACAGCCACGATCAAAATCAACCATTGCCCAGTCCGCTCTATATGAGCAGCTCCGAGGATAATCCTGATGATATGTTCAAGGTAAACAATGAACGAAGACGAAGCAGCGTCAGATACCATCCGAAAGATCTCAGACGACAGGATTTGGACTTAAAACTGAGCAGTTTTAAGGACATGGAAAGTCTGGACACTGTTGTAGACAGTGGATTTGACCAAGAAATGGGGGAAGTAGAATATCACAGCCCAGAGCGCCTTGCAGAGGAGCTCAGTCAAAGAGCCCTCACTGTACAAGTCATCCCTCCGTCCTGCAGCGGCACAGATGAACAAATGCTACGGAGCCATCCTGTACTCCACAATGATAAGGTTAAATATGAAAGCCGAGAGGATTCAGTAACCAAACAGAGTAAGTCCTCAGTCATGACACACGAGCAAAGATTCCTGCAGACGGACTCATCATTGGGTATGGAAAAACACCCTAGAACTGCTCTGGAAGACCCCTGCACGTCCACTTTGCAGTGTGTCAATTCATTAAACACAAATGAGGTTACAGATGAGATTGAACCTGAAAAAACAGGAAATGCCAGCCCTTCTCTGACGCTAATGACTGAGCAGACAAATGATCTGCAATTGGACACAACAAGAACAAAGGAACCAGACAAACCTGCATCATGTCCTGCCAAAGGTTCAACAGAAGCAGAAATCCATACAAAAGAGCAGCTCAGTAAAACGGACAAAGCAGATAAGCAGTTTGTATTCGGAC CTTCCTTAGAGGCAAAGGAGCATCCGAAACCTGTGGTTCACAGAGATCCAGACAGCAGTGGTTCTGGTTCTGACCACTGTGCCAAGAGGCGGAATCTCTTCAAGGAGAGCAAGCAGTGGGGCTCTGCTGGAGGAAGCTCAATTACCAGCGACATCACAGAGGAATCAG TATCGGAGGATACTCGCTCTAATGACATAACAGTTCAAGACAAGGAAGAGAGGGGCTTTTACACGGAGACGTTCCACTCGTCAGCATGGATTTACCAAGGAGACGATGTCGAACCAGGGGCCGTTCCTCCCAGCCTCAATAGCAGAACTCGAGTTGTCTCAA TTCGTGAGAGGACTGTGAAGATCaggagagggacaggagagTATCCTTGGGGCTTTCGAATCCAGTTTTCTAAACCCATTGTGGTCACAGAGGTTGACACAA ATGGGGCTGCTGAAGAAGCGGGGTTGATGGTCGGAGACTCTGTCCTCGCTGTCAATGGAACTGATGTCACCAGCATCCCTCATTCTGAGGCTGCTGAGTTGGCCAGGCAAG GCCCAGATGTTCTCACGTTGACTATTGGGTCAGACATCGCCCGCAGCCCGAACACCCCCAGACCAGCATGTCGTGGTTATCTTCACAAGCGTACCCAGTCTGGCCTGTTTAAAGGCTGGAGGAAGAGGTGGTTCGTACTCACACATAACTGCTGCCTGTTCTACTACAGACACAAACGG GATGAAGGCAAGAGGCAGACTTTGTCAGCAGTGAAACTGGAAGGGGCTGAGGTGGGACCCGACATTTCTCTGGGAAAACCATTTGTGTTCAAGTGCCGCCCGCAGTCTGGTAACCGAGTGTACTTCTTCTGTGCCATCTCCAACCAGGAGATGAAAAG GTGGCTGGGAGCGATGGAGAGAGCCATTCATCCCATCACACAG AACCACGTGTGGATGGATGTCACCAAACACAACTCTAATCTGCCCCCGCTGGCTGTGAAGAACCCGGAGTGTCTCGGATTGCTTCACAAAATGGACAAAAACCTGGACATGTGGGTCCAGCACTACTGCATTCTGAAGGACGGCTGCCTCTCCTTGTACAGCGGTATCCGCGCAACTCATGCACTTG GTGGGATCTACCTTCAGGGGTACATTGTGCGAGAGCAGCCCTATGGATCTAAGAAATCCACCATTGAGCTGAAACCTCCGTCTGATGAGTTCAAGACTTTCCACCTCTGTGCTGAAAATCCTACTGAGAATAAACG ATGGATCATAGCGATCAAAGCTTCATTAAAGAAGTGGCTGCCTTTACATCTGGTCATTAAGGAGTTCAGGAGCCGGCCATCAGAAGAGACCAGAATGTGA
- the macir gene encoding macrophage immunometabolism regulator — translation MEMDISGVPRAHVSILPAAEIKATLKPEPERPRCASTPCSPIRGTVAGYQILHMDSNYLVGFTTGEELLKLAHKWSEGPPEKGSVSEAVSSSIQSAVPKSVDLGVHRSSRICKGKSRYYQPYDIPAANGRRRRRMPSSSDTFLRSLAHGEPGRGLHAPLPLCLLKGKRAHSKSLDYLNLDKISIKESSDTEVLQYQLQHLTLRGERMFTRNKT, via the coding sequence ATGGAAATGGATATCAGTGGAGTGCCAAGGGCACACGTCTCCATACTTCCTGCAGCGGAAATCAAAGCCACGTTGAAACCAGAACCAGAGAGACCTCGCTGTGCCAGCACCCCGTGTTCACCCATCAGAGGTACCGTAGCGGGATACCAGATCCTCCACATGGACTCCAACTATCTTGTGGGCTTCACCACCGGTGAGGAGCTGCTCAAGCTGGCCCACAAGTGGTCAGAAGGCCCTCCGGAGAAGGGTTCTGTATCTGAAGCCGTGTCCAGCTCCATCCAGAGTGCCGTCCCGAAGTCTGTGGACTTGGGCGTCCACCGGTCTTCACGGATCTGCAAAGGCAAAAGTCGCTACTACCAACCGTATGACATTCCCGCTGCCAACGGGCGGAGACGGAGGCGTATGCCCAGCTCTAGTGACACCTTCCTCAGGTCCCTGGCCCACGGAGAGCCTGGGAGGGGTCTGCATGCTCCACTCCCCCTCTGTCTGCTCAAAGGGAAGAGGGCCCACTCCAAGTCTCTGGACTACCTTAATCTGGACAAAATAAGTATCAAAGAGTCGTCAGACACTGAGGTGTTACAGTACCAACTGCAGCACCTCACCCTGCGAGGCGAGCGCATGTTTACCAGAAACAAGACATGA
- the pomk gene encoding protein O-mannose kinase translates to MGRSSSSSISHGVPVVAVCLAALLLSNALIYLYLDALYQTSEQLVPYHVGCEPRHFKMTTMKNCTPWLQCSQINAEVRKLKLIGQGAVKKVFLAEWRGQKVALSNLSSLDYREDFLHGLSMLQALQGPQVVQLVGFCLEEHTQVTEHHPLGPLLNLNGVLAQEQHQQHNTWQIRLRLATDYVSILHYLHNSPAGRRVMCDSNSLEKTLSQFLLTSDFHLVVNDLDALPEVDPHRGMLVKCGHRELTGDFVAPEQLWPFRDEGKPFSDDLMPAYDERTDIWKIPDVTRFLMGRVPGGDVVHFHLFQIHEQCKKEDPKLRPSALDVLKVYQSVYSSMVQDNAGLRDML, encoded by the exons ATGGGTCGGAGCAGTAGCAGTTCGATCTCCCATGGCGTTCCAGTGGTGGCGGTGTGCCTTGCTGCTTTGCTCCTCAGCAATGCCTTGATCTACCTGTATCTGGACGCTTTGTATCAGACCAGTGAACAGCTGGTACCCTATCACGTAGGCTGTGAGCCTCGGCATTTTAAAATGACGACCATGAAAAACTGCACCCCCTGGCTCCAGTGCTCACAGATAAACGCCGAAGTACGCAAGCTGAAGCTGATTGGCCAGGGAGCTGTTAAGAAG GTCTTTTTGGCGGAGTGGAGGGGTCAGAAGGTGGCTTTGTCCAACCTATCCTCTCTGGATTACCGGGAGGATTTCCTCCATGGATTGTCCATGTTGCAGGCCCTGCAGGGCCCCCAGGTGGTGCAGTTGGTTGGGTTTTGCCTTGAAGAGCACACCCAGGTCACGGAGCACCACCCACTTGGCCCGCTGCTCAACTTGAATGGCGTTCTTGCACaagagcagcaccagcagcacaaCACGTGGCAGATCCGGCTGAGGCTGGCTACAGATTACGTCTCCATCCTCCATTATCTCCATAACAGCCCAGCTGGACGGCGAGTTATGTGCGATTCCAACAGCCTGGAGAAAACTCTCTCCCAGTTCCTGCTGACGAGTGACTTTCACCTGGTGGTGAACGATCTTGATGCGCTGCCTGAGGTGGACCCACATAGAGGCATGTTGGTGAAATGTGGTCACCGGGAACTCACCGGGGACTTCGTTGCCCCAGAGCAGCTGTGGCCGTTCAGAGATGAAGGGAAGCCATTTTCGGACGATCTCATGCCTGCGTATGATGAGAGGACGGACATCTGGAAGATCCCAGATGTGACACGGTTCCTGATGGGAAGGGTACCTGGAGGAGATGTGGTCCACTTCCATCTTTTTCAGATCCACGAGCAGTGTAAGAAGGAAGACCCTAAGCTCCGCCCTTCCGCGCTGGATGTTTTGAAGGTGTACCAGTCGGTCTACAGCAGCATGGTGCAGGACAATGCTGGCCTTAGAGACATGCTGTAG